CGCCTGCGCCAGACGGGTATACAAACGCAATTTATCCAGCACCAGATCAGCCTGAAGCAAAATATCGCCTTTGCGCCGCGTGGAACGCGTAGCTTTGACCAGCAATTCGTAAAACTCGAAAGCCGTATCTTCCAGGCGGCGAGCCAGCCGAAAGCGTTCATTCTTGGGGAATTTCTCGGTATGTGTCAAAAGCCATAGAATATAGTCGTAGGTTTTCGAGAAAACCGGCGATTGTTGAGCTGTATTTTTATCCATCCAGTTCATTCCCATCCAAACCTACCGAATGCAAAACCGCCCGGCGCAATCCCCAGGTATCCCCATAGCTGGCATGGTTGAGCCATCCCTGAATACTGGCTTGCATTTGATCGTGTTCAATTTGGCAAATTCGGGATTGATTGGCAATCACCCTGAGCCGCCGCCGAAATGCAATCCCATTAC
This Chloroflexota bacterium DNA region includes the following protein-coding sequences:
- the avd gene encoding diversity-generating retroelement protein Avd — encoded protein: MDKNTAQQSPVFSKTYDYILWLLTHTEKFPKNERFRLARRLEDTAFEFYELLVKATRSTRRKGDILLQADLVLDKLRLYTRLAQARKLTSPRQYRHASGMLVEIGKLLGGWMKTIS